Genomic window (Spirosoma sp. KCTC 42546):
CCCAATCGGATAGCGGCAAGTCGCATACACGGCCACATTGTCGGGATTCATCAGACTGACATACAGGCCATTTGTAAACTTCTCCGTTTTGTGTGCCCGATTGAGCAGGCAATGGCCAAGTTCATGAAATACCAGGCACTCCCGTTCATTGGTACTGGCTGTTTTCCAACAGAAATCGTCGGCATTAAGAATAATTCGAGGTGTTTTGCCATTTTCCAGAATGCATTGTCCGCAAACGTCTTCGGTTAGTACCGTCCCGAATGTAACGATCAGATTCGCCGTTGAAACGACCTTATTTCGTTTAGCGGCTTCATCCCGAAATGATTTTAGATACGGTTCAACCTCCGCTGGCACGCTATACTGCACTGGCTCGGGTTGCGAATTTGACTGACAACCCGTTAATCCGGCGAGAATTACGAAGATGACGAACGAAAATGGACGCATAGAAACAGCTTAAAGCTACTTAAGAGTCGCTGGCACGAGTATTTACTTGTGCCAGTGCCCCTAAAACATCATTACATAATACTGACACAAAAATGTTTGCCCAAATTCATGAATCTGACGCTGGTAGGTGGGTTGAAAGCCGTAGCGTTCGTAAAACTGCATCAGTTTAGGGCGGGTGGCGTCGGTTTCGAGTTGCAGGATTTTAATGCCTCGCTGAAGACACTCCGTCCGGCAAAAATCAATGATGGCGGCAAATAGATTCTGACCGCCAAACGCTCGCCGAATGGCTAATTTGTGAATAAAGCCTGAGGTGTTGGCGGGCACATCGGGCCAGTAAAGCGGGTCTTCCCATTGCAGAATAAACACGCCGGCAGGTTCTGGTTCAGCACCATCGTCACGGTTGGCGTACAGCACATAGAGATTGCCCGTTGTGTACTCATCCAGCAGGTTTTCGGGCGTAAGTGTGTCGATCTGCCAGAGTTCCTGGCCACTGTCGACGAGCCATTGGCCTACTTCGCGGAGTACGTTAAAGGCTAGCTCAGGCTGGTCGTTTCGGAAAGAGAATTGCATCAAAAAACAGGTTGTTGGAGGGTTGTCACAGTTCGCCCGGCGTTCAGGTATACCAAAAGCGTTATGCAGATGCCTAACATTTCGACTGGCTCACAAGTTAAGCACGTATGACAAAGCTAAACAAGAAAATCCTGCAATCGTTGGGTAGTGGTTTGGTTGGTGCCTGCGCGCTGACAGTACTCCACGAAACGGCCCGCCAATTCATTGATGAGGCTCCTCGGGCCGACATCCTGGGCATGCGAGCCATCAAAAAAGTGATGGGCACCGTTGATGCTGAACCACCGGCCGATGAGGAACTTCACGACTGGGCGCTAGGCGGGGACCTCGTATCGAACATGCTTTATTACAGTCTGATTGGACTAGCCAAACCAAAAGATGCGTTGCTGGCGGGCACTGCACTGGGTGCTGTGGCGGGCGTAGGGGCAGTAGGTTTGCCTGGGCCGTTGGGCTTGGGAACAGCACCCAGTAGCCGAACACCAGCTACGGCAGCTATGACTATTGGCTGGTATCTGGTTGGTGGCCTGGCAACGGCTGCTGCGTATAGATGGCTAAAGCGTAAATGAAATCATTCGGTTACCTGAATGCCCTCGTCTTTTAGGTAGCGACCAATGTTAAAGGTCTGGTCATCCAGTAGTTCCAAATCGCGGTTCCAATCCATTGTGAGCCAGGCGTCAGCATTCTTTTCGGTCACCATCGTTCCGTTCCTCATTACTTTATACGAAAGTCCATATTTTGATGTAGTCTACGTATTTATTCGATAGAGACTATTCTTAAATTTAAATAAATATAGAGTTAAAGATTTGGCCAAATAATTGCTTTATTTATCAAGAGTTCTGCCAAGTCCTTCCTCTATCCATGAACGTTCATTACCTGATTAGTTTGCTGATAAGCTATGCCTTATCCTGCCTGTCGGTGTATGCCGATTGCCAGATTCCCCAAGGTTCGTATATCTATAATTTGACGTATCAGTCGGCTTCATTAAGCTGGTCGTATTATGGGAGCAATTCTCCTACTTATCAACTGCAATGGCGTATATCGGGCAATGCAACCTGGACAACCAACCCAGTACTGACAACACCAGGTACTTCGCTAACAGGACTAACAAACAACACGACTTACGAATGGCACGTGCGATCCATATGTGCCGCAGGTGATACATCGGCCTATACGAGTACGCAGACGTTTCAGACGAAATGTGATCTGCCGTACGCACTCCAGATAGCTAATGTCACTCATCAATCGGCCCAACTTGCCTGGTATGCACCAGTTAGTGGGGCCACTTATGAAGTACAATGGCGATCGGTTGGGGCTGCTACCTGGACAATCGTGCCTGGATTGACCGCCAACTATCTGAATCTAGCGAGCCTACCAGAAGACACTTCGTTTGAATGGAAAGTCAGGACAATATGCTCTACTACGGAAACGTCTGATTTTAGTACTGGACCCTCCTTTCGAACAATTTGTCTTCCGCCGTCGAATGTTCGTGTTACGCTGATTAACCCTGAAGCCGTTGAGCTTAAATGGGATAGCCCTGTAGCCAATGCACGTTTTGATCTACAATGGCGTCAGGCTGGCACAACCGCCTGGACATTATTAGAGGGAATCACGTTGGCCGAATACACTCTGACTGGCTTAACGAATAATACGTCCTATGAATGGCAGGTTCGAACTGCCTGTTCGGCTACGTCAAAATCAACATTCTCGGCTATTCAGCCGTTTCAGACCAGTTGCCCTTTACCCATTAATCTGGTCAGCAACTTTGTAACGTTTAATTCTGCGCTACTCCAATGGACATCTCTGGCTACAGATCTACAATGGCGAGCTTCCGGAACTGCTGACTGGCTAACTGTACCGAATGCCATATCGCCTTATTCGCTAACCGGTTTGACAAATAATACCGTCTATGAATGGCGGGTGCGTACGGTTTGCTCATCAACAGTAGCGTCGGCCTATACGTCGACGCAATTGCTAACCACTCAGTGCCTGGCACCTAACAGTACATACAGTAATGCGGACGATTTTGGTGGGTTTCGACTGAACTGGTATTCACCAGAGAGTGGGACATTTGAGTTGCAGTGGCGGGTATCGGGTACCGACAGTTGGTCGGTAACAACGGGAATTGTAGGAACCACGTATAATCTGACAGGGCTGTCACCCGGAACGACCTACGAATGGCGGGTTCGTAAAACATGCTCCACCACAGAATATTCTGGTTTTTCAACCCCTCAATCCATCACAACAGGCTGTAGTATACCCACATACCCTCGAAGCGAAAGTGCAACTAGTACGAAAATTGATCTGGTCTGGAGTTCAGCCGAGCCAGGCGGAAGCTATGAAGTACAATGGCGAATTGTTAATACACCAAACTGGACAACAGTCGTTGACATTACGGCAAAGCGATATACCTTAACCGGCTTGCAGGTAAATATGCATTATGAATGGCGGGTTCGTAAAGTATGTACAGCTACGGTTGCAACCGCATTTACGGATAGCCAAACGTTTACCCTCACTTGTGCGCAGCCCACATCGTTCAGCACCCGTAGTATAAATTTTTCCTCGGCTACGATAAGCTGGTCCGGCGCCAACAGCTATTCACCCTATGAGATTCAATATCGTCAGGCGGGGGCTAACGACTGGATATCCGTAGCTGACCTAAGTTCAAGTCAGTATTCAGTAAGTGGCCTCAATAATAACACAACCTATGAGTGGCGGGTACGGTCGTCATGCCCTGCGGTTGGGTTACCGGATTTTTCGGCAGTGCAAACGTTTCAAACGCAATGCAGTGGTCAGTTTTCTAATCTGTATGCCGGGAGTGTTGCTTACAACTCCGCAAACTCCGCCGTTTTATACTGGCAAATTGATGGTAACGCCCGACTGTATGAGATTCAATACCGGGAAACAGGCAGCGCAGACTGGATCATACTACGGCCTGAGGCTACTGAGGCTGATCCTTACTTTGGTGAGACGGCGTATAATTATGTCGGGAAGCAGTATACACTCTACAACCTTACGCCTGGCAAAACGTACGAATGGCGGATACGAGCGTTATGTACGCCCTCGATTTATTCTGATTTTGTTAATGGGCCGACATTTACAAGTGCTTGCCTGATCCCGCAGGACGTATCCGGTTTTCAGCAAAGCAACACAACGCTGGCAATATCCTGGTATGTACCACCATACGTAACCCATTACGACTTACAATGGCGACTGGTTGGTGCTTCTGACTGGAATACCGTAAGTGGGTTGACTGGTGCATCGTATACATTGACGAATCTGACGGCTGGCAGTACCTATGAATATCGGGTTCGACGGCAATGTTCGCCTGGTATCGTCAGCGAATTTTCGGCACCCGTTGCCAGAACAATGCAGTGTACCATGCCCAATTCGCTTATGACCGAGACCATGTCAGGTTCGTCGGCACGGCTGACCTGGTCTTATTATAACGACGGTATTGACGGGGCGACTCATAGCAATGACCTGCAATACCGGGTTTTGGGTTCATCTACATGGACAACCGTGACGGGTGTTGTTGGGACTACCTACTCATTAACAGGAATAACAACAGGTGTGCGCTATGAATGGCGGGTCAGGGCTGTTTGCTCGCCCGGAATAACGTCTGACTTTTCTGCTCCCTCCACATTCGGACTAAATTGCTATCCACCTTCTGTAAATAGCTACTATACCCAGATTGGGACTACGTCGGCCTTTTTATCCTGGAATAGTGGCTCCCCATGGACTAAGTCCTATTTACTTCAGTGGAGGACCCTGGGGACCACCGACTGGACGAGCGTACCCATAGCGTATAGTAGCAACAGTAGTAGCTTATCAAGCTATTACCTAACGGGGCTAACCAATAATACCAGCTATGAATGGCGGGTTGCTACGAACTGTGGTGATGGTTATTTGTCTGACTTCTCCTATACACAATCGTTTCATACTGCCTGTCCATCCGTTCAGGATCTGGTAGTTAATTCGGTGGGGTCTACGAGTGCTCAGCTCAGTTGGAGTGGTGCGAATTTGTTGCCACAATCGAGCTATCTCCTTCAGTATCGGGTTCGCGGAACAGTAGTCTGGACTGAAGTAAGTGGCATCACGAGCCCAACCATACAACTTGTGGATCTGGCCCTTAATACAACCTACGAATGGCGGGTTCGTGTTGAATGCGAATCGGGTGTTGCCCTTAAATTTTCGCCCAGTAGCGCGTTTGCAACACAATGTCCTACGCCGGGCAATCTGTATGCGTATGATGTAACAACAAAGTCGGCTCTGCTTACCTGGGGTACGAATGCTGAAAATAGTGCCGTTAATCTGCAATGGCGACAGGCCTATTCAAACAGTGTATGGAATGAGGCAAAGCAGTTGACCGGATCGGCCTATGTGGTAACGGGGCTTAAATCGGCTACTCGTTATGAATACCATATTCAAGGCGTCTGCAATGCTACCGATCAGGCCGTTTCCCCATCCCGGACCAGTGGCGAATTTATAACATCATCGCCTTATGCATCTTCTCTTTCCATTTACCCTGACGAGATATCGGCTCAGGCTGTTCGCCTGCAGTGGGTAGGTGGCCCGGATAAGACAACTTATATCCTCCAGTGGCGCGTACGCAATGCCGGCTGGACTACAACCGGCCCGCTGTCGGCAACGGGTTATTTACTGACGGGCTTAACGCCGAATACCACCTACGATGTTCGACTTAGCTATGTAGAGAATGGCGTGACGTATGAGGCTAGCAATAGTTTTACAACGCCTTGTACCCGGATGAATTTATTGAGCGCTGTTGATATTACGGCAACAACGGCCAAACTAACCTGGGCTGCTGTGGGCTTTCCGGCGTCGACACCATGGCAAGTGTCCCTCCAGTGGCGTATGGTCGGTTCTACAATCTGGAATACAGTAACAGGCATAACCGGTAATTCGTATACCCTGACTGGTTTAAGCGATAACGTAACCTACGAGTGGCGTGTTCAGAACCTGTGTTCTGCCGATGTAACGAACGTTAGCTATCCGGCGTCGTTCCAGACAATTTGCCAGATTCCAACGTCCACCGCTACGCAGAAGGTAACTACGGAATCAGCACTACTAAGCTGGAATGGATTTGGGCCAACCTATTCCGTGCACTATCGCGTCATGGGAACAACTGCCTGGACTACTGTGACCGGGTTGACGTCCACTACTTTTGTGTTGACCGGATTGGCGAATGATACCAATTATGAGTGGGCCGTTGCTACTGTTTGTACACCAGGTAGTAGCTCCGTATACACACCTCCACTACCGTTCAAGACCCAATGTCGGCTTCCAACGTCGCTCAGTGTAAACCTTCTGACTACCAGTCAGGTACAATTGGTATGGGATAGCCCTGAGTCGGCCTATGAACTTCAATGGCGAGTTGTAGGAAGTGCGACCTGGTCTACTAGTTCGGGTATTACCTCCCCATACACGCTAACGGGACTAATCACCGGGACAACCTACGAGTGGCGCGTTCGGGCTGCATGCGCTGTAGCGGCTAACGGGCCGTTTGCATCCGGCAATTCATTTACGCCCCAATGTCCTTCTTATTACAATGTGTATAAAAATACGGTTGATATAACAGCCAATAGGGCCCAATTGACCTGGTCTGCCAACGCTGCATTGGCGTACGGCTTGCGCTGGCGATCCGCAAGTAGCAGTACCTGGATAGATGTACCCGGAAACGTGACGCCACCTTATACACTAACGGGTTTAATCAATAATACAGCCTACGAATGGCAACTTCTCACCGACTGCCAACCTGCAGATGGCTCGTCGGCGTTTTTTCAGACGCATTGCAATGCGCCATTCCGTTTGCAAACGGAGGATCTAACAACAACATCGGCGCGGTTAAACTGGAACGATTCAAGAGATGGAATGGGGTATGAAGTTCAATGGCGTTTAGCTGGTACGTCCAGTTGGAACGTTATTTCCGGTATTACAAGTACTAGTTGTCTACTGTCTGGCCTGACGAATTATACCGATTACGAATGGCAGGTACGTTCCCAATGTGAGAACGAAGTTCCATTTCAATTAACAGCGTTGTTTAAAACAGTCAATGCATGTTCATCGGAACTACTCTATACCATCCGCGACGGCTCCTGGGATGATCCAACTATATGGTCCTGCAATCGAGTTCCAACGAGTACTGACAAGGTGAAACTGAATCACAAGCTCGTCATTCCAAACGCCTACGTAGCTAAAGCATTGACTATTTACTACGAAACGGGTGCCAGGCTCACGTTTGGAATAGGAGCAAGCGTAAACGTGGGGAAATGAGCTGACACGTTTGCTTACTACTACGTGAGGGATTAGCCTGATCACGTAGTGATCGCATGATTATAGAAAAATAAATTGACTACGTACTCCGCATGCCGTAGGTATGCTACAGTACTGGGCTTGTTGCATACCTACGGCATGCCTCTGCGGATTTACATTTCTTCT
Coding sequences:
- a CDS encoding N-acetyltransferase gives rise to the protein MQFSFRNDQPELAFNVLREVGQWLVDSGQELWQIDTLTPENLLDEYTTGNLYVLYANRDDGAEPEPAGVFILQWEDPLYWPDVPANTSGFIHKLAIRRAFGGQNLFAAIIDFCRTECLQRGIKILQLETDATRPKLMQFYERYGFQPTYQRQIHEFGQTFLCQYYVMMF
- a CDS encoding fibronectin type III domain-containing protein — encoded protein: MNVHYLISLLISYALSCLSVYADCQIPQGSYIYNLTYQSASLSWSYYGSNSPTYQLQWRISGNATWTTNPVLTTPGTSLTGLTNNTTYEWHVRSICAAGDTSAYTSTQTFQTKCDLPYALQIANVTHQSAQLAWYAPVSGATYEVQWRSVGAATWTIVPGLTANYLNLASLPEDTSFEWKVRTICSTTETSDFSTGPSFRTICLPPSNVRVTLINPEAVELKWDSPVANARFDLQWRQAGTTAWTLLEGITLAEYTLTGLTNNTSYEWQVRTACSATSKSTFSAIQPFQTSCPLPINLVSNFVTFNSALLQWTSLATDLQWRASGTADWLTVPNAISPYSLTGLTNNTVYEWRVRTVCSSTVASAYTSTQLLTTQCLAPNSTYSNADDFGGFRLNWYSPESGTFELQWRVSGTDSWSVTTGIVGTTYNLTGLSPGTTYEWRVRKTCSTTEYSGFSTPQSITTGCSIPTYPRSESATSTKIDLVWSSAEPGGSYEVQWRIVNTPNWTTVVDITAKRYTLTGLQVNMHYEWRVRKVCTATVATAFTDSQTFTLTCAQPTSFSTRSINFSSATISWSGANSYSPYEIQYRQAGANDWISVADLSSSQYSVSGLNNNTTYEWRVRSSCPAVGLPDFSAVQTFQTQCSGQFSNLYAGSVAYNSANSAVLYWQIDGNARLYEIQYRETGSADWIILRPEATEADPYFGETAYNYVGKQYTLYNLTPGKTYEWRIRALCTPSIYSDFVNGPTFTSACLIPQDVSGFQQSNTTLAISWYVPPYVTHYDLQWRLVGASDWNTVSGLTGASYTLTNLTAGSTYEYRVRRQCSPGIVSEFSAPVARTMQCTMPNSLMTETMSGSSARLTWSYYNDGIDGATHSNDLQYRVLGSSTWTTVTGVVGTTYSLTGITTGVRYEWRVRAVCSPGITSDFSAPSTFGLNCYPPSVNSYYTQIGTTSAFLSWNSGSPWTKSYLLQWRTLGTTDWTSVPIAYSSNSSSLSSYYLTGLTNNTSYEWRVATNCGDGYLSDFSYTQSFHTACPSVQDLVVNSVGSTSAQLSWSGANLLPQSSYLLQYRVRGTVVWTEVSGITSPTIQLVDLALNTTYEWRVRVECESGVALKFSPSSAFATQCPTPGNLYAYDVTTKSALLTWGTNAENSAVNLQWRQAYSNSVWNEAKQLTGSAYVVTGLKSATRYEYHIQGVCNATDQAVSPSRTSGEFITSSPYASSLSIYPDEISAQAVRLQWVGGPDKTTYILQWRVRNAGWTTTGPLSATGYLLTGLTPNTTYDVRLSYVENGVTYEASNSFTTPCTRMNLLSAVDITATTAKLTWAAVGFPASTPWQVSLQWRMVGSTIWNTVTGITGNSYTLTGLSDNVTYEWRVQNLCSADVTNVSYPASFQTICQIPTSTATQKVTTESALLSWNGFGPTYSVHYRVMGTTAWTTVTGLTSTTFVLTGLANDTNYEWAVATVCTPGSSSVYTPPLPFKTQCRLPTSLSVNLLTTSQVQLVWDSPESAYELQWRVVGSATWSTSSGITSPYTLTGLITGTTYEWRVRAACAVAANGPFASGNSFTPQCPSYYNVYKNTVDITANRAQLTWSANAALAYGLRWRSASSSTWIDVPGNVTPPYTLTGLINNTAYEWQLLTDCQPADGSSAFFQTHCNAPFRLQTEDLTTTSARLNWNDSRDGMGYEVQWRLAGTSSWNVISGITSTSCLLSGLTNYTDYEWQVRSQCENEVPFQLTALFKTVNACSSELLYTIRDGSWDDPTIWSCNRVPTSTDKVKLNHKLVIPNAYVAKALTIYYETGARLTFGIGASVNVGK